acattgtacgttTAGGCCATTGGCTCCCTGTCACTACTCAAGTAATAAACCAATAATTAAAATGGTTTTTAGAACCTTGAAAAAGACATGCATACGTTTTTCTTGACTTTTTACGCTGCGAGTTCGAATCTGTCCGACTGTCCCTCTGAACCTTTCCCATCACACACCGACGGCGGATGAGAAAAGAGAAAGCGCTTCATTGCTGACACACTAAACTAATGGCCATCGCAATACGTTGCCTTAAAGTTTCATTCTTTGGTGCAGTTCTTCGCCCCCGTTACATTTCCCCCACAACCCCAATTGAAATGGAATCCAattctcttctttccttttttaatTTGGAGATCTGCTTATTGGTTTTTCTGAATTGGGTTTAATTGAACTACAATTCGCTTCCTATCTGGATTTTCATTTCAAATTGCAATCGAATTAGCTCAGTAAGCCTTCAAAAAGTGCAGATTGTGCAAACCAGTGGGGCTATTTTTGGTTCTATCTGATCTCTCATTGAAATTATTAACTAGTTGAGTTTATTTTGGAATTCTGTTTTGATTTGTTTGCCCCTTTTGTTGTGTATTTGGCTGAAGCATAAAAAATGGGCGATGCTTTGGGTTCTGATTTGTTCAGTGATCTTCCTCAGAGCATCGTGGAGAGCATCCTGGTGCGGCTTCCAATAAGGGATGCTGTGAAAACTAGCATCTTATCGAGCAAATGGAGGTACAAATGGGCTTCCATTACTCAACTTGTCTTCGACGAAAAATGCGTCGATAGTTGCAGTGACCGAGATGTTGTTGAGAAAAGTGTTGTCAAGTTCATCACCAGATTGTTGTTTCTTCACCAAGGACCAATTCATAAGTTCCAAATCACGATTTCGTACTTGCAGAGCTGCCCCGAAATAGACCAGTGGATTCTTTTCCTTTCAAGGAATGATATTAAGGAATTGGTTCTTGAATTAGGAGAAGGCGAATTCTTCAGGATACCATCCTGCCTTTTCAATTGTAAGAAATTGTCTCGCCTCGAGCTTTTTCGATGCGAGTTGGATCCGCCTCTTAGTTTTAAGGGATTCTTGTGTTTGAGGAGCCTAAACCTTCATCAAGTTCTGATATCGCCGGATGCAATCGAAGGCCTCATTTCCAACTGCCCTCTCTTAGAGAGCTTATCATTGTCGTACTTTGATAGCTTAGCTCTTAGTATCCGCGCTCCCAACCTCAAGTACTTGtatcttgaaggtgaattcagGGACATATGTCTTGATGATACTCCACTTCTCGTTGAAATCTCCGTTGCTATGTATATGACTGATGACATTGCTGAGCACTTTGAGCAGAGCGCAAGTTGCAATTTTCTTAAGTTTCTTGGTGGCGTGCCTAACCTTGAAAGGCTTGTTGGCCATATCTACTTCACAAAGGTAACCCTTTCTTTTGCTCTCAACCTGTTTTCTTAGCATGTATGCAAAATCCTTTTTCTGATTCCTTTCTGCTTGTTTTTTCAAGTATTTGAGCATAGGTAATGATCCAGGATGTCTTCCAATAATATACAAGAATTTGGAGATCATCGAGTTAAATCAAGTAAGTTTTGAAGATATGAAAGAGATACTCGTTGTTCTTCGCTTGATTACCAGCTCTCCCAATCTAAAGGAACTTCAAATTTCAGTAAGTCCTTATTCGTTGCGCACGAAGATTATTTTCCCCTCAAATTCAGTAATGATGAGTGGTTTCTGTCATCAAGTTTTGTAGATCATGTCTCAATTACGTATTGACTAAATTGGCAATTTAGTTCCTTAGATTCATGTAATATCAGTTTAGTCTTTGAATGTTTTGTGATATCAATTTATTCCCTCCGAAAATGCATAAGACATCACTTTAAGTACTAAAAGATTTAACATCAATTTAGTGCTACATCCATTTAGCCTATGGAAATACATTTGACCAATTTGCTACTTTAGAGAATGTTTGGATGAAGTTATTGGATAGGGGAAACCGGGAAAGTAATTTTAGAGAGAATCTAACATGTTCTGGAAAAGGAGGTAATGTAATGACCTCATCCatgcaaaattttttataaatgtGAATAATATATTTACTTCATCCAAATAAAGAATTTTGTACTTGACGAGAATCTAATTGaagcattttaattattataaggGTAAAGAACTGTTTTAGTCCCTAACATTTGGGTTAAGTTTTAATTTCGTTCCTAATGATTGAAACGTCCTATTTTtatctcaaatattttattttgttctatttttagtcttttggtcaaagtttaaatttttctttaaaaaaatatcctttcctcCGTTGTAAATATAATGATTATGGTGGTAGTTGTAGTAATTTGAGGGTGATAATGACAGAATAATAAGATAAGAAGAAGATTATAATAGAggaaaaatgatattttttgaagaaaactttttaattttgatcaAAGGACTAAAATAGGATGAAATGAAATGTTTGGGTAAAAATAGAATGTTTCAAATGCTAAGAATGAAATTAGGACTTAATCCAAACTTCAAGGACTAAAATAGTTCTTTACTCTTATTATAATTCTCTAAAATGAGAAATACCTTATTCAAATGCAACTTagtctaaaaaatttaaatttttgtaggGCATATTTTATACCAATTTCCTTTTGCAGGGTTCATCAAACATACCAAGTGCCACAGATGCACCAGACTTGGATTTTTGGGAGAAAGAGTGCTCTTCAAAATGTAGACTAAGCCATCTTAGAGTCGTGCAGTTGACAGATATGTGTGGTGTGCCACATGAGATGGAGCTTATCAAATTCTTGCTTGCCTCATCTCCTGTGCTTGAGACAATGAGTATCATTCCTTGTGTATATGTTGTGGAAAGTCAATTAAAAATGTTAACCGAATTGGTGAAGTTCCGACGTGCTTCTGCCAAAGCAGAAATTGTTTTTGTCCGTGAGTAATCAATCTTGTGGACTAGGTTATGAAATGCATTATTATATATGTCAATGTCACCTTCTGTGGTTGTAGTGTGTATAACAACATTCTGAAATAAGACTACTTGTAAATTATCAAGCAAAAGTAGAAATTTGTATCTATGGATGGAAAAACGAATACATATATATGCAGGATAGATGAATTTGTCAATTTTCACCAATTTCCCATCATCCATGGTTGCTGTTCTTGCCATTTTTACTGTGATTCTATCTATGCCTTGAATCTATGTCTTGTCTCTTGTTGCCATAAGGAATATAATATTCCAAATTGTATGTTTTGACTCATTTAGAATGCTGAAAATGCAGCTGTTATGCTCAGTCTTAACTCTTAAACCTTATAGTCAGCAATAGATAGTCTTTCAATTATACAAGTTCAGTTACATGCTATTATTTCTAAAATGGTTGATTAGAACAGATTATATAGTATGCTTTAAATGGAACAGGATTCTTAATCATCTGTTGTAATGCCTTCTTTTTTGGTTTTTCATGTTATTCCTAATCCAgcaaattaaaaactaatttgtgGCGGATCAGAGCTCAATTTAAGAGTTTGTCATTGTTCAATAGAATGTTATATGCACAAAACGATATTCGAACTCCTAACACTTAAACGGACATGTGAGCTAACTCCTCACACTTGTTTTGTTGCCTGCTTTAGTTTGTCTTTTTGTTCTCTCATGAGAGTCATTTCACACTATAGAGGACAAAGCCCCAGCTCAACAGCAGCTGCTATACACTGATGATTATTTAActgtttcttttaattatttagtaactcttttattgatactatcatatatattaaaaaaaaaatctgttaTTTATACTTGTTATTATTGGACCCAACACACCCTTGTTAATATGCAATTTGAAAGTTgaaatagattaaaaaaaaagattaaaattagaGGACTAGCAGGACTACAAATGGTtcataaagaaagaaaacatgGTTGGAAAGAAAATCCCTTGAAATTCAATCAGGCAGTGTTCAATTTAAAAGAGCGGGAGTGGGtgggaagaagaaaatgaacATTGTTCATACCTGGATATAAGGCAGCCCAACCCAATTCATCCAACTAGTATCTATTTAGTGGATTGGGCTGCCATCGTACGACTTGCAACCAACCCTAGAGCTCTC
The genomic region above belongs to Arachis stenosperma cultivar V10309 chromosome 5, arast.V10309.gnm1.PFL2, whole genome shotgun sequence and contains:
- the LOC130979121 gene encoding F-box/FBD/LRR-repeat protein At1g13570; this encodes MGDALGSDLFSDLPQSIVESILVRLPIRDAVKTSILSSKWRYKWASITQLVFDEKCVDSCSDRDVVEKSVVKFITRLLFLHQGPIHKFQITISYLQSCPEIDQWILFLSRNDIKELVLELGEGEFFRIPSCLFNCKKLSRLELFRCELDPPLSFKGFLCLRSLNLHQVLISPDAIEGLISNCPLLESLSLSYFDSLALSIRAPNLKYLYLEGEFRDICLDDTPLLVEISVAMYMTDDIAEHFEQSASCNFLKFLGGVPNLERLVGHIYFTKYLSIGNDPGCLPIIYKNLEIIELNQVSFEDMKEILVVLRLITSSPNLKELQISGSSNIPSATDAPDLDFWEKECSSKCRLSHLRVVQLTDMCGVPHEMELIKFLLASSPVLETMSIIPCVYVVESQLKMLTELVKFRRASAKAEIVFVRE